From Osmerus eperlanus chromosome 28, fOsmEpe2.1, whole genome shotgun sequence, the proteins below share one genomic window:
- the tm2d2 gene encoding TM2 domain-containing protein 2 encodes MAMISVNYILLCGQLILLLTVLLLQCLEGIHSQNSSEIPGQRVTTAAFSEQPQDNVTYQYHVTPVSVGSVNYSDQYEYRPPSPVVLCKYLPEEFILCEDPVDHAGNSTALQELGHGCIGFGGQVHKDVNHTEVMCTALEDIECAGPREFLRGNVPCIKYTGHYFITTLLYSFFLGCFGVDRFCLGHTGTAVGKLLTLGGLGIWWFVDLILLITGGLMPSDNSNWCTFY; translated from the exons ATGGCTATGATCTCAGTTAATTACATTCTTCTTTGCGGGCAACTTATTTTGCTGCTGACAGTGTTGCTCTTGCAGTGTTTGGAAGGAATTCACTCCCAGAATTCATCTGAAATTCCCGGACAGAGAGTAACTACTGCCGCGTTCAGTGAACAACCGCAGGACAATGTGACATATCAGTATCATGTCACACCCGTTAGCGTTGGTTCAGTGAATTATTCAGATCAGTATGAATACAGGCCTCCGTCTCCAGTTGTCCTCTGCAAATACCT ACCAGAGGAGTTCATATTGTGTGAAGATCCCGTGGACCATGCAGGAAACAGCACAGCTCTCCAGGAGTTGGGTCACGGCTGTATTGGG TTTGGAGGCCAGGTGCACAAAGACGTGAACCACACAGAGGTCATGTGCACTGCACTGGAGGACATTGAGTGTGCTGGACCAAGAGAGTTTCTAAGAGGAAATGTTCCTTGTATCAA GTACACGGGCCACTATTTTATCACCACTCTGCTGTACTCCTTCTTCTTGGGCTGCTTTGGAGTGGACCGCTTCTGCCTGGGCCACACTGGCACTGCCGTGGGCAAGCTGCTGACCCTGGGAGGCCTGGGCATCTGGTGGTTCGTCGACCTAATCCTCCTCATCACAGGGGGGCTGATGCCCAGTGACAACAGCAACTGGTGCACTTTCTACTGA